In one window of Patescibacteria group bacterium DNA:
- the murE gene encoding UDP-N-acetylmuramyl-tripeptide synthetase: MKTLNLVKKLIPKKVFKALQPPYHYFMAWLAAFFYGFPSEKLIVIGVTGTTGKTTSTYLIAKTLENAGLKVGFTSTAMFHNGNREWLNDKKMTMVGRFFTQKMLRDMVRNGCQYAIVETTSEGVVQFRHRFINYDWLVFTGLYPEHIESHGSFQNYKEAKGKLFAHLKNCKHKFMNEAKIVEKADSGMKKIGLERVKKVIVANGDDDNVDYFLDFWADRKIVFTADRCLQSDNETMQCLEYGDIKVSGAGTSFSIDGRIINLRVLGTFNALNAMFAYCIGLVQGLPKAKIREGLEKIDGVAGRLERIDEGQDFVVIVDYAFEPNAVNKLYDTVELISHNKIIHVLGSTGGGRDVSRRPILGAIAGKRADIVIVTNEDPYDDDPQLIIDQVALGAENEGKKLDQNLFKIMDRGEAIKKALEMAVKDDIVLITGKGSEQAICVANGERITWDDRATARGLLNNLKKK; this comes from the coding sequence ATGAAAACATTAAATCTAGTTAAAAAATTGATTCCCAAAAAAGTCTTTAAAGCATTGCAACCGCCATATCACTATTTTATGGCTTGGTTAGCGGCTTTTTTTTATGGTTTTCCGAGCGAAAAGCTGATTGTGATCGGGGTGACGGGGACGACGGGGAAGACTACGAGCACTTATTTGATTGCCAAAACTTTGGAAAATGCCGGCTTGAAAGTGGGTTTTACTTCGACGGCGATGTTTCATAATGGGAATCGGGAATGGTTGAATGATAAGAAAATGACGATGGTGGGGCGCTTCTTTACGCAGAAAATGTTGCGGGATATGGTGCGAAATGGTTGCCAGTATGCGATTGTGGAGACGACCTCCGAGGGCGTGGTTCAGTTTCGCCATCGTTTTATCAATTATGATTGGCTAGTCTTTACTGGGCTGTACCCGGAACATATCGAGTCGCACGGCTCTTTCCAGAATTACAAAGAGGCGAAGGGCAAGTTGTTTGCGCATTTGAAAAATTGCAAGCATAAGTTTATGAATGAGGCGAAAATAGTGGAGAAGGCAGATAGTGGGATGAAGAAAATTGGTCTTGAAAGAGTTAAAAAGGTGATTGTAGCTAATGGTGACGATGATAATGTCGATTATTTCTTGGATTTTTGGGCAGATCGTAAAATTGTTTTTACCGCTGATAGATGTTTGCAAAGTGATAATGAAACTATGCAGTGTTTGGAATATGGCGACATTAAAGTGAGTGGAGCTGGCACGAGTTTTAGTATTGATGGTCGGATTATAAATTTGCGAGTGTTGGGCACGTTTAATGCGCTGAATGCCATGTTTGCCTATTGTATCGGTCTAGTGCAGGGATTGCCAAAGGCGAAAATTAGAGAAGGGTTAGAAAAAATAGACGGTGTGGCTGGTCGCCTGGAAAGAATCGACGAAGGTCAAGATTTTGTCGTGATTGTGGATTATGCCTTTGAACCTAATGCAGTTAATAAATTATATGACACAGTGGAATTAATCAGCCACAATAAAATTATTCACGTCCTAGGCTCAACTGGAGGCGGCCGTGATGTATCCAGAAGACCAATATTAGGCGCTATCGCAGGCAAGAGAGCCGATATTGTCATAGTAACCAATGAAGACCCATATGACGACGATCCTCAGCTAATTATCGACCAAGTGGCGCTAGGAGCGGAAAATGAAGGCAAGAAACTAGACCAAAACCTATTCAAAATCATGGATCGCGGTGAAGCCATTAAAAAAGCGCTAGAAATGGCGGTAAAAGACGATATTGTGCTGATTACTGGCAAAGGCAGCGAGCAGGCAATTTGCGTGGCGAATGGGGAGCGGATTACTTGGGATGATCGGGCAACTGCGCGCGGATTACTGAATAATTTGAAGAAAAAGTAG
- a CDS encoding peptidoglycan bridge formation glycyltransferase FemA/FemB family protein — protein sequence MKLIELNKEKLNNFLAEQRYSQFLQSHEWSEFQERVGQRVFRFGVEKDGKIMAVVSLIKKNIGAGKAYFYCPRGPVFWFSRIQYSVTAGFKLEEGPKVEIWNFLFTEIKKIAQTENCLFLRFDPTDDFYLKGTSFKVRQTIDVQPSKTLILNLENTEENLLKEMHQKTRYNIRLAEKKGVTIREAGIDEFDKFWALMSETVERDGFRLHGKDYYKKMLSTPQPSRSVVGVRVMSDELKIKLYFAEYEGRIIAANIITFFGDMVTYVHGSSSDQDRNVMAPYLLQWEIIKQAKNLGYKHYDFYGIDEIKWPGVTRFKKGFGGQEQTYPGTFDVIFNNFSYKAYQALRWLRRKF from the coding sequence ATGAAATTAATTGAATTAAATAAAGAAAAATTAAATAATTTCCTCGCCGAACAAAGATATAGTCAGTTTTTGCAGTCTCATGAATGGAGTGAATTTCAGGAGCGGGTGGGGCAGCGGGTTTTTCGATTTGGAGTTGAGAAGGACGGTAAGATTATGGCCGTTGTTTCTTTAATCAAAAAAAACATCGGCGCTGGCAAGGCGTATTTTTATTGTCCGCGCGGACCGGTGTTTTGGTTTTCTCGGATTCAATATTCGGTCACGGCTGGTTTCAAGTTGGAAGAGGGGCCAAAAGTTGAGATTTGGAATTTTCTTTTTACAGAGATAAAAAAAATCGCGCAAACAGAAAATTGTCTATTTTTGCGTTTTGATCCGACTGATGATTTTTATCTAAAAGGTACGAGTTTTAAAGTTAGACAAACAATCGATGTGCAACCTAGTAAGACTTTGATTTTGAACTTAGAAAACACCGAGGAAAATTTATTAAAAGAAATGCACCAGAAGACGCGCTATAATATTCGTCTAGCCGAGAAAAAAGGCGTGACGATACGCGAGGCGGGGATTGATGAGTTTGATAAATTCTGGGCACTAATGAGTGAAACAGTCGAGCGCGACGGTTTTCGTTTGCACGGCAAAGATTATTACAAAAAAATGCTATCGACACCGCAACCGAGTCGCAGCGTCGTTGGCGTGAGGGTGATGTCAGATGAATTAAAAATAAAACTATATTTCGCCGAATACGAAGGCCGCATCATCGCTGCCAATATTATCACCTTCTTCGGCGACATGGTGACCTACGTTCACGGCTCCTCTTCCGACCAAGACCGCAACGTCATGGCGCCGTATCTCTTGCAGTGGGAAATAATCAAACAAGCTAAAAATCTCGGCTATAAACATTACGACTTCTACGGCATCGACGAAATCAAATGGCCAGGGGTGACCCGCTTCAAAAAAGGCTTCGGTGGACAAGAGCAAACCTATCCCGGTACCTTCGATGTGATTTTTAATAACTTCTCGTATAAAGCCTACCAAGCCCTCCGTTGGTTGCGACGAAAATTTTAA
- a CDS encoding response regulator produces MEKEIKKKILIVEDEQQLVELLSAKLIKEGYDVEAKYDGEDGLMKIRSWKPDLILLDIMMPKVDGYGVLMAMNEENIKIPVIVISNSGQPVEIEKTKKLGAVDHLIKTDFSPTDVLKKVNSYLSGGAAASFDESVLNPVDGKIGSKGLKVLLVEDDSFLGEICSKKLVKEEYTVYRAVDGMQALEGAKAIKPDIILLDIILPAIDGFQILGEIRRSKDKKLATVPIIMLSNLGQDDDVKKATEMGATGYMVKAHFTTDEIANKVKTVLGK; encoded by the coding sequence ATGGAAAAAGAAATCAAGAAGAAAATTTTAATCGTGGAGGATGAACAACAATTAGTTGAATTGCTTTCAGCAAAACTAATCAAGGAGGGTTATGACGTGGAGGCGAAATATGATGGTGAGGATGGCTTGATGAAAATTAGATCATGGAAGCCAGATTTGATTCTTTTGGATATTATGATGCCAAAGGTTGATGGCTACGGTGTTTTGATGGCGATGAATGAGGAAAATATCAAAATTCCAGTTATTGTTATTTCAAATTCAGGTCAGCCGGTTGAGATAGAGAAGACTAAAAAATTAGGAGCAGTTGACCATCTAATAAAAACTGATTTTAGTCCGACTGATGTTTTGAAAAAAGTAAATTCCTATTTAAGTGGTGGGGCGGCTGCAAGTTTTGATGAATCAGTTTTGAATCCAGTTGATGGCAAAATCGGCAGTAAGGGCTTGAAAGTTTTGTTAGTTGAAGATGATTCATTTTTGGGAGAAATATGTAGTAAGAAATTAGTCAAGGAAGAATATACGGTTTATCGAGCCGTTGACGGCATGCAAGCTTTGGAGGGCGCCAAGGCTATTAAGCCAGACATCATCCTTTTGGATATTATTTTGCCAGCCATTGATGGTTTTCAAATTTTGGGCGAAATTAGACGGTCAAAGGATAAAAAATTAGCTACAGTGCCGATTATCATGCTTTCTAATTTGGGGCAAGATGATGACGTTAAAAAAGCAACAGAGATGGGTGCAACCGGCTATATGGTAAAAGCACATTTTACTACTGATGAAATTGCGAATAAGGTAAAAACTGTTTTGGGTAAATAA
- the ruvA gene encoding Holliday junction branch migration protein RuvA, whose amino-acid sequence MLAYLKGKIKNKGKGFVILDVHDVGYKVFVNSLYQIELDLGQDVELYLHHHVKEDASDLYGFRNLDEMEMFELLLSISGIGPKSALGVTSVASTDDIKESILRGDASLLTKVSGIGKKTAERVVLELRDKVSALTGIKANDAGTGTMQSSGDEIDALMALGYSLQQARDALKKVDPSITNSGERIRKALQNV is encoded by the coding sequence ATGCTGGCTTATTTAAAAGGAAAAATCAAGAATAAAGGTAAGGGTTTCGTGATTTTGGACGTTCACGATGTCGGGTATAAGGTTTTTGTGAATTCACTGTATCAGATTGAACTAGATCTAGGCCAAGATGTGGAGCTATACTTGCACCATCATGTCAAAGAAGACGCCTCGGATCTCTACGGCTTCCGCAATCTTGACGAAATGGAAATGTTCGAATTGCTTTTATCGATCTCTGGCATCGGTCCCAAATCCGCCCTTGGTGTCACCTCAGTCGCTAGCACCGACGACATCAAAGAATCAATCCTTCGAGGCGACGCGAGCCTATTAACCAAAGTCTCCGGCATTGGCAAAAAAACCGCCGAGCGCGTCGTCCTGGAGCTACGTGACAAGGTTAGCGCCCTTACTGGCATCAAAGCAAATGACGCCGGCACCGGCACGATGCAATCATCCGGCGACGAAATCGACGCCCTCATGGCGCTCGGCTATTCCTTGCAACAAGCCCGCGACGCCTTGAAAAAAGTTGATCCGAGCATCACGAACAGCGGTGAGCGTATCCGCAAAGCCTTGCAGAATGTTTAG
- a CDS encoding haloacid dehalogenase-like hydrolase, with amino-acid sequence MSKDFLVANEASFIKKVEAIRAGGFENLHVLTDFDKTLTRAVVDGVETPSLISVLRREGYLTPDYPARAQALFDKYYPIEINHDISREEKAVAMDEWWHAHFDLLIECGLTKDDVEKATRSHSVRLRAGVKEFMEKMHMENVPIVIISAAASGRESIEFYLREQNLLLDNVHIVSNGFKWDEQGKAIDIEKPVIHTVNKNEAVLHEYYFYDQIKERKNVLLFGDALEDVFMVEGLEHDNILKIGFLNKKIEENRDKFLEAYDAVVVGDGDFSEITKIHL; translated from the coding sequence ATGAGTAAAGATTTTTTAGTTGCCAATGAGGCAAGTTTTATAAAAAAAGTTGAAGCGATAAGAGCGGGCGGTTTTGAAAACTTGCACGTTTTAACTGATTTTGACAAAACTTTAACGCGTGCTGTTGTGGACGGTGTTGAGACACCGTCATTGATTTCGGTTTTGCGACGAGAAGGATATTTGACGCCTGATTATCCGGCACGAGCACAAGCATTGTTTGATAAGTATTATCCGATTGAAATTAATCATGATATTTCGCGTGAAGAAAAAGCGGTAGCGATGGATGAATGGTGGCATGCTCATTTTGATTTATTGATCGAGTGCGGATTAACCAAGGATGACGTTGAAAAAGCAACACGTTCACACAGTGTTCGATTGCGCGCGGGCGTAAAAGAATTCATGGAGAAAATGCACATGGAAAATGTGCCGATTGTTATTATTTCCGCCGCCGCATCAGGACGTGAATCTATTGAATTTTATTTGCGCGAGCAGAATTTATTATTAGACAATGTTCATATTGTGTCTAACGGTTTTAAATGGGATGAACAGGGCAAGGCGATTGATATTGAAAAGCCGGTAATACACACGGTTAATAAGAACGAAGCTGTTTTGCATGAATATTATTTTTACGATCAAATCAAGGAGCGAAAAAATGTTTTACTTTTTGGTGATGCGCTTGAAGATGTGTTCATGGTTGAAGGCTTGGAACATGACAATATTTTAAAAATCGGATTCTTAAATAAAAAAATTGAGGAAAATCGCGATAAATTTTTGGAAGCCTACGATGCGGTGGTAGTTGGTGATGGTGATTTTTCTGAGATTACAAAGATACATCTATGA
- a CDS encoding phosphatidylserine/phosphatidylglycerophosphate/cardiolipin synthase family protein: MKYNLYTTSEKAWDAMLETIEQAKKSIYIEMYIFSQDTFQSHDFISALKQKADEGVRVVIIADAFGSESLKKEVSSEIEKSKIEFIFFSHWIRHIHRKILIVDEKVAFIGGVNIKKSFIHWDDLQLKVNGLIVKRILRSFAYTYAMSGGANPKILKRRENKFSGRVKNLLIDHWPIRNINTLKKHYIEKINDAEKSIQIVTPYFTPPRWLISLLDNASRRGVKIEILIPAKSDLPIVDRLNYNYINKLHALGIDFYLNNKMNHAKLLIIDGKEGLIGSQNIDPLSFELNTEAGIFFQEKKLLNELSVIIEGWKNNSVKFEAGKYKMKLVDYAILIAMKVFRPIL; encoded by the coding sequence ATGAAATATAACCTCTACACAACCTCAGAAAAGGCTTGGGATGCGATGCTAGAAACCATAGAACAGGCCAAGAAATCGATATACATTGAAATGTATATTTTTTCTCAGGACACTTTTCAGAGTCATGATTTTATTAGTGCTCTCAAACAAAAAGCGGACGAAGGTGTGCGCGTTGTCATTATTGCCGATGCTTTTGGGAGCGAGTCTTTAAAAAAGGAAGTTTCGAGTGAGATTGAAAAATCAAAGATTGAATTTATTTTTTTCTCTCACTGGATCAGGCATATTCATCGCAAAATTTTGATTGTGGATGAAAAAGTTGCCTTCATTGGTGGTGTTAACATCAAGAAAAGTTTTATTCACTGGGATGATTTACAACTAAAGGTCAATGGCTTAATTGTAAAAAGAATTTTACGCTCTTTTGCTTACACCTACGCGATGTCCGGTGGCGCTAATCCTAAAATTTTAAAACGTCGTGAAAATAAATTTTCCGGTCGCGTTAAAAACCTTCTGATAGACCATTGGCCGATTCGCAACATTAATACGCTCAAAAAACATTACATTGAAAAAATCAACGACGCCGAAAAAAGCATTCAAATCGTTACTCCCTACTTTACACCACCACGTTGGTTGATTTCCCTACTCGACAATGCCTCTCGACGCGGTGTTAAAATCGAGATTTTGATTCCGGCCAAGTCAGATTTACCCATTGTTGATCGATTAAATTACAATTACATCAACAAGCTACACGCTCTGGGCATTGATTTTTATCTCAATAATAAAATGAATCACGCCAAGTTGCTCATCATCGACGGCAAAGAGGGCCTCATCGGCTCGCAAAATATTGACCCGCTTTCTTTTGAACTCAACACCGAAGCGGGTATCTTTTTTCAAGAAAAAAAATTACTGAACGAGTTGTCAGTAATTATTGAAGGGTGGAAAAATAATTCGGTTAAGTTTGAGGCGGGAAAATATAAAATGAAGCTGGTTGATTATGCGATTTTGATTGCAATGAAGGTCTTTCGACCGATTCTTTAA
- a CDS encoding U32 family peptidase C-terminal domain-containing protein, with protein MTKNKRNVIELLAPAGNLEKMKTALTFGADAVYAGIPDFSLRVRINDFDLEKIQEATELCHQLGKKIYITTNIFAHNKHLDKLTEYVKVLKKIGVDALIAADPGVIQVIKSVWSQAEIHLSTQANCTNWQAAKFWHDLGVQRVVLGREVALSEIKEIKKRVPKLELEYFIHGAMCMAYSGRCFLSKHFVDKSANLGDCVQPCRWKYNVKHEKLNSDSHFISEEKRPNSPLEIIEEEHGTYILNSKDLMLLDYLEELIDAGVTSFKIEGRAKSVYYQAMIAGIYRRAIDLLLTDKKEAKKEIKKMKKDLEEKIVSRGFTTGFLVGDKADEDIENTHQAIGWEFCGQVVKASTKKGKSFLTLVKVHNVIKTGDEIEIVMPYYEVKKMKLKKMYDVKTEELIEKAHGGQEKMVLIETSFEIPEFSVLRRKV; from the coding sequence ATGACTAAAAATAAGAGAAATGTAATTGAATTATTAGCACCAGCTGGGAATTTGGAAAAAATGAAAACAGCACTGACTTTTGGAGCGGATGCGGTTTACGCTGGGATACCAGATTTTTCGTTGCGTGTGCGTATTAATGATTTTGATTTAGAAAAAATCCAAGAGGCAACTGAATTGTGTCATCAATTGGGTAAGAAGATTTATATTACAACTAATATTTTTGCGCACAATAAGCATTTAGATAAATTGACTGAATATGTCAAAGTTTTGAAAAAAATTGGCGTCGATGCTTTGATTGCTGCTGACCCGGGCGTGATTCAAGTTATCAAAAGTGTCTGGTCTCAAGCCGAGATTCATTTGTCCACGCAGGCGAACTGCACTAATTGGCAGGCAGCCAAATTTTGGCATGATTTGGGTGTACAGCGCGTTGTTTTGGGACGAGAGGTTGCTTTGAGCGAGATCAAGGAAATCAAGAAGCGTGTGCCAAAATTAGAGTTGGAATATTTTATTCACGGCGCTATGTGTATGGCTTATTCTGGTCGTTGTTTTTTGTCAAAACATTTTGTCGACAAATCTGCTAATTTGGGAGATTGTGTACAGCCGTGTCGCTGGAAATATAATGTTAAGCATGAAAAATTAAATAGCGATAGCCATTTTATATCCGAAGAGAAAAGACCGAATTCACCATTGGAGATTATCGAAGAGGAGCATGGGACTTATATTTTGAATTCTAAGGATTTGATGTTGCTGGATTATTTAGAGGAGTTAATTGATGCCGGGGTGACTAGTTTTAAGATTGAAGGTCGGGCGAAGAGTGTTTATTACCAAGCGATGATTGCTGGTATTTATCGTCGAGCAATTGATTTGCTTTTGACTGACAAAAAAGAAGCGAAGAAAGAAATTAAGAAAATGAAGAAAGACCTGGAAGAAAAGATTGTCAGCCGTGGCTTTACGACTGGATTTTTGGTGGGCGATAAGGCGGATGAGGACATCGAGAATACACATCAAGCGATTGGATGGGAGTTTTGCGGGCAAGTAGTGAAAGCTTCAACAAAGAAGGGAAAAAGTTTTTTAACCCTGGTAAAAGTTCACAACGTAATTAAAACTGGCGATGAGATTGAGATTGTAATGCCGTATTATGAAGTAAAGAAGATGAAATTGAAAAAAATGTATGATGTCAAAACTGAAGAACTAATCGAAAAGGCGCACGGCGGGCAAGAAAAAATGGTTTTAATTGAGACCAGTTTTGAGATTCCGGAGTTCAGCGTGTTGCGGAGAAAAGTATAA
- a CDS encoding PAS domain S-box protein — protein MSVKLDRKIELNEWLVSAKWYYGTAIFLIGLIIFFIANYSIYHRSAFLFSLIFIIFILINFSSFFVLKQIKKKNSSFALTLFSVFQIAVELLLIFSMTLIIKGGLLIGVFFFLPIISSAVILGTNSVLLTALISILLIAYLNFVHYVGVNGLDLSKSLNDFIIFFGIFIIISLFISRMIKFIVDQDASLLIKADELEKVSEYRKNEWTQLKKTSQLLIEKEKEVTKKNKEFDKQIKDLERSEKSMLNAFGELKKERERAEKEKNKTEAIISNFIDPIILINSSDEIILINPSAREIFGFDESSLGKKVPGDGAFSMNNFKSLTKCDYAIKTSKELKSQDPTEEEVVVKHVGNELTYKIITVDVVDKNGNNLGVMKIFNNLTREKILDKLKSDFISIAAHQLRTPLSAIKWAIKMVLDGDTGKLNEEQSEMLFKGYRSNERIIELVNDMLNVSRIEEGRFGYSFDEGDLLKELDLVLDSLQPQIKDKWINLVVNKPKKLPLLFMDSQKMTLVLQNVIENAVKYAPDRGKIEITLEIQGSFLKIKIKDNGVGIPEEDKKKMFSKFFRASNVTRMQTEGSGLGLFMVKNIINKHGGEITFSSEEGVGTEFVLTLPLKKEEK, from the coding sequence GTGAGTGTTAAGCTGGATAGAAAAATTGAATTAAATGAATGGCTTGTTTCTGCTAAGTGGTATTATGGAACGGCTATTTTTTTGATTGGCTTAATTATATTTTTTATTGCAAATTACTCGATTTATCATCGTTCGGCTTTCTTGTTCTCTTTAATTTTTATTATTTTTATTTTGATAAATTTTTCTTCTTTTTTTGTTTTAAAGCAGATAAAAAAGAAAAATTCTAGTTTTGCATTAACGTTGTTTAGTGTTTTTCAAATCGCAGTCGAACTTCTCCTTATTTTTTCCATGACCTTGATCATTAAGGGCGGCCTGTTGATTGGTGTGTTTTTCTTTCTACCGATTATTTCCTCGGCTGTTATTTTGGGAACTAATAGTGTTTTGTTGACGGCGCTAATTTCGATCCTATTGATTGCTTATTTGAACTTCGTTCACTATGTTGGTGTTAATGGATTGGATTTGTCAAAATCGTTAAATGATTTCATAATATTTTTTGGTATTTTTATTATTATCTCTTTATTTATTTCTCGGATGATTAAGTTTATCGTGGATCAGGATGCAAGTCTTTTGATCAAGGCGGATGAGTTGGAAAAAGTATCAGAGTATCGAAAAAATGAATGGACGCAATTAAAGAAAACATCTCAGTTATTAATCGAGAAGGAAAAAGAAGTAACTAAAAAAAATAAAGAATTTGATAAGCAGATCAAAGACCTTGAACGCTCAGAGAAATCCATGCTTAACGCCTTTGGCGAGCTGAAGAAGGAAAGGGAAAGGGCAGAGAAGGAAAAAAATAAAACCGAGGCTATAATTTCCAATTTTATTGATCCGATAATTTTGATTAATAGTAGTGATGAGATAATTCTTATTAATCCATCAGCGCGTGAAATTTTTGGTTTTGATGAAAGCAGTTTGGGTAAAAAGGTTCCCGGCGATGGCGCTTTTTCTATGAATAATTTTAAAAGCTTAACTAAGTGTGATTATGCTATAAAGACGAGTAAGGAATTAAAATCTCAGGATCCAACCGAGGAGGAAGTTGTTGTTAAGCATGTTGGTAATGAGCTGACCTATAAGATTATTACAGTCGACGTGGTCGATAAAAATGGTAACAATTTAGGCGTAATGAAAATTTTTAATAATTTGACCAGGGAAAAAATTCTTGATAAATTAAAATCCGATTTTATTTCTATTGCTGCTCATCAACTCAGAACACCGCTATCAGCTATTAAATGGGCGATAAAAATGGTCCTAGATGGAGACACTGGCAAATTAAATGAGGAGCAATCGGAGATGCTTTTTAAGGGTTATCGAAGTAATGAGCGTATTATTGAATTAGTGAATGACATGCTTAATGTTTCACGTATTGAGGAAGGGCGATTTGGTTATTCTTTTGATGAAGGTGACTTATTAAAAGAGCTAGACCTTGTTCTCGATAGTCTGCAGCCACAAATTAAGGATAAGTGGATTAATTTAGTTGTAAATAAGCCCAAAAAATTGCCATTATTATTTATGGATAGCCAGAAAATGACGTTGGTTTTGCAAAATGTGATCGAGAATGCAGTTAAGTATGCACCAGATAGGGGCAAGATTGAAATAACATTGGAGATTCAGGGTAGTTTTTTGAAAATTAAAATTAAGGACAATGGAGTTGGTATTCCTGAAGAAGATAAGAAGAAGATGTTTTCGAAATTTTTTAGAGCCAGTAATGTAACGCGTATGCAAACAGAGGGATCAGGGTTGGGCTTGTTTATGGTGAAGAATATTATTAATAAACATGGTGGAGAAATAACCTTTAGCAGTGAAGAAGGTGTGGGAACCGAATTTGTATTAACCCTGCCATTAAAAAAAGAAGAAAAATAA